A genome region from Cryomorphaceae bacterium 1068 includes the following:
- a CDS encoding GNAT family N-acetyltransferase, whose amino-acid sequence MKPILETKRLVLREVTPADVDDMLRLHSNSLVQQYTGESTVRSKEDMLRAISERVNLYEKVGYGRWPTFLKDGMQFIGWAGLAYLPEFDEIDLGYRFLPEYWGMGYATEASEAILKYGFGKLDLERIIAIAMKENKASIRVMEKVGMAFDKFARYDPGGEDVAWYQCDKSWLSARAKSGEERI is encoded by the coding sequence ATGAAACCAATACTAGAAACCAAACGGCTGGTGTTGAGGGAAGTGACACCGGCTGATGTAGACGATATGCTTCGATTGCACTCGAATAGTCTCGTGCAGCAATATACCGGCGAGTCAACCGTAAGGTCCAAAGAAGATATGTTGCGGGCCATTAGCGAAAGAGTGAACCTTTACGAGAAAGTAGGATACGGCAGGTGGCCCACCTTCTTAAAGGATGGAATGCAGTTTATCGGATGGGCAGGATTGGCCTACCTGCCTGAGTTTGATGAGATTGATTTGGGGTACCGCTTCTTGCCCGAGTATTGGGGCATGGGGTATGCTACTGAGGCATCAGAAGCCATATTGAAATATGGTTTCGGTAAACTCGACCTGGAAAGGATTATCGCCATTGCCATGAAGGAGAACAAAGCCTCGATAAGGGTTATGGAAAAGGTGGGAATGGCATTTGACAAGTTTGCACGTTATGATCCGGGTGGCGAAGACGTGGCGTGGTATCAATGCGATAAAAGTTGGTTAAGCGCTCGGGCCAAATCAGGGGAGGAGAGGATTTAA